The genomic region TTTCCGTACGATCGAGAAAAGAAAATCGATCGACTCATGTTTTATTACAGAAACTTTTTATTGAAGACGAGAGGCGTTCGAAGAACCGGAGCAGCGGGATTGGATCTTTGTTGGGTTGCGGAAGGAAGATTCGACGCGTTTTGGGAAGAAGGTTTGAAACCTTGGGACATGGCCGCGCCTTCGGTGATCGTAAACGAAGCGGGAGGAAGAATGTCCACATACGACGGCAATACGTTCACGCCTTATATTCCGAACGTAGTTGCGAGCAACGGAGTTCTTCACGAAAAAATGATGGAAGGAATGCAGGAGTATCTTCGCATTCCGACTTGAAACGCGATCGTTTTAACGATCCGTAGGAAGTGAGATGCCGAGTTTAGGGAGCGTTTCGCCGAGTTAAGGCGACTCATCAAGAACGATTGATTTTGAAAGATCAAAGTCCTGCGTATTTTTTCTGAATCGTCTTTTCGATCAAACGAAGAAGTTTTTCGCGCACGGTGGTCGGATTAAAATTCCGTTCCACGTATCTCTTTCCGTTTTGACCCATTGAGATCGATTCCAGTGGATGATCGAGAATGTAATCTAAGGTCGCGAAAAAACTCTTTCGATCCGAATAAAAAAGTCCGCCGTTGCTCCGAAGACAATGCCCTTTGAGAACGTCCGATTTTCCGTTTACAAGAACGGGTTTTCCTTTCAACCAAGCTTCCATCAAAACGATGGAAAAACTTTCCAAAGGGGAAGAATTGATCAAACAAACGCAACTCTGGAGCAGTTCGAGTTTGATCGCTTCTTCGACGAAACCCAGAAATTCTATATTCTGATTTTCTAATATTTTATTCGGAATCTTAGAGGCGATCTTTCCTACGATTCTCAGTTTATGCGGAAGTTTCGTGTTCTTTTTCCATTCCGCAAACCACTCCGCCATTTCGAGAAATCCTTTACCCTGATCCACACGGCCTACGTAAAGCAGGAAGGGTGTTTCGTCGACAACGGAAGAATCGATTTTGTCCGCGTGATCCGAACCTTTCGCGGATTTGTCCGAATAACGATCCAGATTCAAATTCATTCCCGTAATCGAATACGTGCTCGGTTTATATCCGAGAATGTTTTGAAACACTTCCAATTCTTCCGGAGTGTTGAACGAATACGAGCTTTGGTCCGTTAGAACTTCCTTATATACGGGAAGATAAGCGGGCGCTTCGTCGTGGAACGTCGGAATCACGATCGATTTTTCGGCGACCAACGGAGTTCCGAAAACCAGAGGATAATAAAGATAACTTACGAAGAAAAAAACGTCGAACTCGCTCTTACGCGATTCGATAAACTGAACCAACTCGGGAACATACGGACCTTGTTCTTCCAGCCAATGATTTACGTTTTCCTTATTTTGAAGGGAAGGTTCATCCAGAATTCTTTTGGAAAGGCGATTGAAGCGTTCTATGTTTCTTTGTTTTTCAACCGTGAATTGAAGAACCTTATATTTGCCGCCGAGGGAAGAATTTTTTTCCTCGAAACGAATCGGTTTGGAAGGGTTGGACGATTCTTGAAAAATATTATTTTCGGAAAGTGGAATCGAATTTTTCCAAGTGATATAATCCAAACTTCGAGTCGTCAAAACGGTGATCTCGAAATCGGCCGCCAACAATTCCACGAATTGAAAGATGAGCTTTTCGGAACCGCCGGAAACCTTATCCGAAAAAATCGGAGAAACGACCGCGATCTTTTTAAGAGAGGGTTTCAACTGTTTTCCTGAGAACGGATTTTGAATCCGTCTTTTTAAATTCTTCCAGACGCAAATCCTGGCCTTTCAGAATTTGATCCTTAAAGTAAGAATCGGTCAAAATCTTATTCAATAGAATCGCAAGATCCGGAAATTTTTTTTCGCGAAAAAGAACGCCCGCTTCGTTTAAGGTTTCGGGAACCGCGCCTCCGGCGTACGCGAGGATGGGAATTCGATGCACCATCGCTTCGATCAACGGAACGCAGAAACCTTCGTGTTCGCTCATAGAAACGAACGCGTCTGCTTCTTGATAAAGATTGCTGAGTTCGTTGTCCGAAAGAAAACCGGTGATCAAAACGTTCTTTCTGAGATCGTAAAAGTCCAACATTCTTTCCAGTTCTTCGCGATAAAGATACAATTCTCTCGAACTGAAACCGGCGAGATAAAATTGAAACTGATCGGAGAACATCGTCTTATACGCATATGCAAGTCGGATTAAATCGTCTTGTCTTTTGTTCGGGGTAATTCGGCCCACGAAAAGAATCTTTTTGATCGGAGCTTCGGTTTTTTCGATCTTGGGAAAATTTTCGGACAACTGATACGTGATGGGAAGAATTCCCACATTCTGAAATCCTAATTCTTCCAATTCCTTTTGATTGAACTTGGAGACCGCGAAAACTAGATCGAATCGATTCCTCATCTCCGTCAATTCTTCCCTTCCCTTTTTCAAAAGATAACTCATCTTTAGATCGTAGGATTCGAAAAAATGATGCGGAGTTACATTATGATAAATTAATATTCTCGGCGATCGGAAACTTCTCAAAAAATTGAAAACCCCGGAATGAATCGAATGATGATAAAATAAAATATCTTTGGAGGATTTGCCGTAGGTTTTGTATTTTTTTACGAACGGAAGTTTCGATGCGCCTATGTTCTCGGAAAAAATATCGCCTTTATATTCCAAATCCTTTAAGTAGTTGCGGATCTCCAACATTTCGTTGCTGATCGCGTCTCCCGGATTAAAACCCGCCGAAAATTGTTGAACCTGTCTCATGCCAGAATTTTCTCTTTAAAAAGATTTTCGAACGGATAAGAATTGTATCGTTTGACAATTTCCCTTTCGTTTTCGGAAATTTGTTCGCGTAACGTTTTCTTTTCCAAAAGAGTATCGATCAAACCGGCGAGCAGATTCATCGCCGGAGCGGACTTGTCCTTAAAAAGAATTCCTCCGGTTTTCATGGTTTCCGGCGTCGCGCCCGCGTGATAAGAAATCGTGGGAATGCCGGCTCCAAAGGCTTCCAAAACCGGGATGTTGAATCCTTCGTGTTCGCTCATACAAACGTAAAGATCCATCGAATTTAAAAAATTCTCCATTTCGGAATCGTTCGCGTTCAAGCGGATCTGAACGTTTCCGGTCAATCGTTTGCGGAGAATCGTCTTCTTTAGAAAATTATAATATTCTTCAAAAACAGCTGGAACGCTTCCGCAGATCAGAAGTTGGACGTTTTGTCTGAATTTCAGAATCGACTCGAGTAAAAAAAGAAGGTCTTCCATTTTTTTATTCGGAGAAACCCTTCCGATAAATCCGATCGTAAATTCCCGTTTGTCCTTTGTGTTTTTTTCCCGGACCGGATATTTTTTTACGATGGGAAGAACGAGCGCGTTCGTAACCCCGAGCGATTGTAGAAAGTTCGCGTTGAATTCCGAAGAAGGTAAAAACAAATCCGTTTCGTTTTTCAAAGAATACAACTCGAGCAAGGAACGTTTTTCTTCGAGTTGAAGCGTGTTGTAGATTTCGGAACTT from Leptospira kmetyi serovar Malaysia str. Bejo-Iso9 harbors:
- a CDS encoding glycosyltransferase family 4 protein; protein product: MKPSLKKIAVVSPIFSDKVSGGSEKLIFQFVELLAADFEITVLTTRSLDYITWKNSIPLSENNIFQESSNPSKPIRFEEKNSSLGGKYKVLQFTVEKQRNIERFNRLSKRILDEPSLQNKENVNHWLEEQGPYVPELVQFIESRKSEFDVFFFVSYLYYPLVFGTPLVAEKSIVIPTFHDEAPAYLPVYKEVLTDQSSYSFNTPEELEVFQNILGYKPSTYSITGMNLNLDRYSDKSAKGSDHADKIDSSVVDETPFLLYVGRVDQGKGFLEMAEWFAEWKKNTKLPHKLRIVGKIASKIPNKILENQNIEFLGFVEEAIKLELLQSCVCLINSSPLESFSIVLMEAWLKGKPVLVNGKSDVLKGHCLRSNGGLFYSDRKSFFATLDYILDHPLESISMGQNGKRYVERNFNPTTVREKLLRLIEKTIQKKYAGL
- a CDS encoding glycosyltransferase family 4 protein, which produces MRQVQQFSAGFNPGDAISNEMLEIRNYLKDLEYKGDIFSENIGASKLPFVKKYKTYGKSSKDILFYHHSIHSGVFNFLRSFRSPRILIYHNVTPHHFFESYDLKMSYLLKKGREELTEMRNRFDLVFAVSKFNQKELEELGFQNVGILPITYQLSENFPKIEKTEAPIKKILFVGRITPNKRQDDLIRLAYAYKTMFSDQFQFYLAGFSSRELYLYREELERMLDFYDLRKNVLITGFLSDNELSNLYQEADAFVSMSEHEGFCVPLIEAMVHRIPILAYAGGAVPETLNEAGVLFREKKFPDLAILLNKILTDSYFKDQILKGQDLRLEEFKKTDSKSVLRKTVETLS
- a CDS encoding glycosyltransferase family 4 protein, yielding MKVYQHVTEFRDGDGIGNDIKGIRNVLENLGVANSVVCLKNFSKESFSIETHPDVSRFSKNDVHILNYGGCGYPLDWFRDLPGKKIVRYQSFTPAIYFKNFVSSEIYNTLQLEEKRSLLELYSLKNETDLFLPSSEFNANFLQSLGVTNALVLPIVKKYPVREKNTKDKREFTIGFIGRVSPNKKMEDLLFLLESILKFRQNVQLLICGSVPAVFEEYYNFLKKTILRKRLTGNVQIRLNANDSEMENFLNSMDLYVCMSEHEGFNIPVLEAFGAGIPTISYHAGATPETMKTGGILFKDKSAPAMNLLAGLIDTLLEKKTLREQISENEREIVKRYNSYPFENLFKEKILA